Proteins from a single region of Desulfobacter postgatei 2ac9:
- a CDS encoding FapA family protein, which translates to MSGDVHVRFCEGLRGWFPRATRLSNKQSRPPENAEKGRGTEVENQFEISISVSSDHMGAWIERRKPDEIVITLNQVKDAVMTDGIVNGIYPDSFIQCFLDSGVKKFPVARVDCFDLLKRQGLLSLYISEDNGKPIEKKKGEVLIEQKVTAMEVQVKNLYGEQMNALAANGFAVRCGENTRWSRDKLKILAGKSGMAGLSADRKVFIHPVLHLLEDADYRHGPIEPYADLSVSGAIIGAYPITAGKVSAEEIWDANIDAIGDIRAGVGITNSIIRAQGDVHARYLHNSRIETFGNLYVQNEIIDSQIRCGGKFESPTCRVISSKIYAKGGVIISGVGSERAAPSTIVAGGEQHVVGLVQTILDIMNSILDKLEELKGEQLYQQAQADKIFKKMIKLKSFHDKTQKKKDVLLSELNRKMETLNKKTLANIQKLISTYDKRVNSSLVTLKTMNATKKEHDTCVVELEKEISIFTTQAKKEIFSHETTLFAYLEKSKERNGVPIIEITGKAYAGTTLGGVYQTVLLTDDQNGFTVEEVWPQGRYPELQFLKRGR; encoded by the coding sequence ATGAGCGGAGACGTTCACGTCCGGTTCTGTGAGGGCCTGAGGGGGTGGTTCCCTCGGGCTACTCGACTATCAAATAAACAAAGCAGACCACCTGAAAATGCAGAAAAGGGCAGGGGCACGGAAGTTGAAAATCAGTTTGAAATAAGCATTTCCGTAAGTTCAGATCATATGGGTGCCTGGATAGAAAGACGCAAACCTGATGAAATTGTGATCACATTAAACCAGGTTAAAGATGCAGTCATGACAGATGGTATTGTCAACGGTATCTATCCTGATTCTTTTATCCAGTGTTTTCTTGATTCCGGTGTTAAAAAATTTCCAGTAGCCCGGGTGGATTGTTTTGATCTTTTGAAACGGCAAGGCCTGCTTTCTTTATACATAAGTGAAGATAACGGCAAACCAATTGAGAAGAAGAAAGGTGAAGTTCTCATAGAACAGAAAGTTACTGCCATGGAAGTTCAAGTGAAGAACTTGTATGGTGAACAGATGAACGCGTTAGCAGCGAATGGTTTTGCTGTTCGTTGTGGAGAAAATACCAGATGGTCAAGGGACAAGTTAAAAATTCTTGCCGGAAAATCAGGTATGGCTGGGCTTTCAGCCGATAGAAAAGTATTTATTCATCCTGTGCTTCATCTCCTGGAGGATGCTGACTATCGTCACGGACCCATCGAACCGTATGCCGATTTATCGGTATCAGGGGCGATCATCGGTGCATATCCAATAACAGCAGGCAAGGTAAGCGCCGAAGAAATTTGGGATGCAAATATTGATGCCATAGGTGATATCCGTGCCGGGGTCGGTATTACGAATTCGATTATCCGTGCCCAGGGAGATGTTCATGCCCGTTATCTGCATAACAGCAGAATAGAGACCTTTGGCAATCTATATGTTCAAAATGAGATCATTGACTCACAGATCAGATGCGGTGGGAAATTTGAAAGTCCAACATGCAGGGTTATTTCTTCAAAAATTTATGCCAAGGGCGGGGTTATAATTTCAGGCGTCGGAAGTGAGCGGGCAGCACCAAGTACGATCGTTGCAGGCGGCGAACAACATGTTGTGGGGCTTGTGCAAACCATTCTGGATATAATGAATTCAATTCTTGATAAGTTGGAAGAGCTTAAAGGTGAACAATTATACCAGCAGGCGCAGGCCGACAAAATTTTCAAGAAAATGATCAAGCTTAAAAGCTTTCATGACAAGACCCAAAAAAAGAAAGATGTGTTGTTATCTGAATTAAATAGAAAAATGGAAACCCTCAACAAGAAAACTCTGGCTAACATCCAAAAGCTCATTTCAACCTACGATAAAAGAGTAAACAGTTCTCTGGTCACATTGAAAACAATGAATGCCACCAAAAAAGAGCATGATACATGTGTGGTGGAACTGGAAAAAGAGATTTCCATATTTACTACCCAGGCAAAAAAAGAGATTTTTTCACATGAAACGACACTCTTTGCCTATTTGGAAAAATCAAAGGAAAGAAATGGCGTTCCGATTATTGAGATTACGGGAAAAGCATATGCGGGTACCACTCTGGGTGGTGTTTACCAAACAGTGTTACTTACTGATGATCAAAACGGTTTCACGGTTGAAGAGGTGTGGCCTCAGGGAAGGTATCCTGAGTTGCAATTTTTAAAGCGGGGAAGATAA